From the Mesotoga prima MesG1.Ag.4.2 genome, the window TATTGAGAAGATTGCCACGTCTTCAACCCCGCGATTCTTCAATTCGTTGAGAATGCTTAGCCAGTAGCTTGCTCCTTCTGTTTCACTTATCCACATGCCTAGAATGTCTTTGTGGCCATTTAGGGATACTCCTAAGGCTATATAGAGTGCTTTCTTCCTTACCTGGTTGCTTTCAACGACCCTGAAGAATACGGCATCCATGTAGACTATCGCATACGCAGATTCTAATGGTCTGTTTCTCCATTCGGAGACCAGTGGCAGTATCTTGTCCGTTATCCTGCTTACGCTCTCTGCAGACAATCTGGAACCGTAGATATCCTCTATATGACTCTGAATATCTCTTACTGTCATTCCCCTTGCATACATGGAGATTATCTGATCCTCTATACCAGAAATGTCCCTCTGGTGTTTCTTCACAACAACCGGTTCAAATTCACCTTTCCTGTCTCTTGGTATCTCAAGTTCTATTTCTCCGTAATCGCTCCTAACTGTCTTCTTGCTATGTCCATTCCTGGAATTGTCAGTCTCTTTGTTCTTGTAGTCATGCTTCGAATATCCAAGCTCATCTTCCAGTTCTCCTTCAAGCATTTCTTTGATTACGTCACCAAACAATTCCTTCATTGCCTCTTGAACATCTCCAACGTTTTCAAATCCATTCTTCTCGATTAACGACTTGATCTTTTCTCTGTCAAATTTCATCTTCTTTTCCCTCCAATCTTCTCTTCCATTCTAGAGGGTTTACACAATCTTCTTTACATACTCGACTCACCTCGCAGCGGGAATAGCGATAGAGGCGGTCAATATGGGAGACACAGTCGCTTTCATAACGGCCCCGTCTCTTAAGATCGGGGACTTCAAGACTGTTTGCGAGAAGGTACAGGAGTGTTCGGGGGTAGACCTTCTCGTTATTGACGACCTCAGCAACGAGACGGAAAACAAGATGACGACCGACAAGATATTCGAACTGATAAACCACAGGTATGAACAGGGAGCGGGAACGATAATAACCTCCAACCTGAATTTGACAGATTTCGACTCAACCGTTGGGGCAAGGATCTTCAGCAGACTGGGCGAGAGAACAGCGATCATGAGGCTGGAAGGAGTCGGCTCTTACCGGGAGAAGAAGAGGGAGAGATATGTGGCGTGGACGAAACAACCGCTGGAAGATCAAGGACCCGCTGAACGCTGAACGCTGGGTAGTGCAAGAACCCGCTGGAAAGATCGAAGAGCCGCTGAGGGCTGAAGGCTAGGAAGAGCAAGGCAGTAAGAAGAAAGGTTATCGGTCAACGGTCCACCGTCAGCCGATTAAGTTCAGCGTCATTACGCAAAATCCACCAAAGAAGCAGGAGGTCTGAAATGTCGTTTGGTTTCAAGAATCTGGAAGTATGGAAAGTAAGCAAGTCCTTCGCAAAGGATGTGTATGAATTGACTTCATCCTTCACTTCAGATGAGAAGTTTGGTCTTGTCGCTCAGTTAAGAAGGGCAGCGATTTCAGTTATGTCGAATATAGCCGAAGGAGCTGGGCGGAAACACAAGAAAGAGTTTGACCATTTTCTCTATCTTGCCCGCGGTTCGTTGAATGAGGCACTTGCTCAGTTGGAGATTTCCTTTGAGTTTGGCTATCTGAATCGAGATCAGCTTGATCTAATCGAGAAGAAGGCCGAAAGCATTAATAGAATGCTCTGGAAACTCTCTAAGTCTCTTGAAAAATCGGAGGACCGATGACGGCTGACGGAGGACGTCTTTTCAAAGTGTTCAGCGTTTAATATGCTTGCAACTATTTCGACGAAAGGAGAAATGTGATGGAAGACAGAATAGCCAAGACTTTGGCTTTGCTTCTGGATGGAAGATGGAATGAGGCGTTTAAACTTTATCACGAGATAATAAACGATCTCTCAAAGGAGAAGAGTGTTCCGGAAACAGTTGAAAACACAAAGGACAGTCAAACCTCTTCGAAGACTGAAGAGGCGGTATCTGTCGTGAGTGAATTTGAGCGATGGCCCACACTGAACGATGAAGAGCTGTGGGATCTCGGTCATATCGCTTATCTCTTCGATGACACAGAGACGGCAGAATCTCTTATAGAGGAGCATTACTCAAGAAAACCGAACGACATAGAGGGGATGGTATTCCTCGGAATGATCTACAAGAAGAGAAACAAGCCTTACAAATCCGAACTGATGTACAGGGCTGCACTTTCGGAAGATAAAGACAACATGAAAGCTGTGGAAGAGCTTGTTTATCTTTACCTCGAAACCGAGAGGCCTCTCGACGCCCTAGCCTGGGTACAGAAGTTACTGAGACTCGATCCCCGGACTCCGAAAAATTACTTTCTTGCAGGCAAGGCGCTTGAGAAACTTGACAGGGAAGAGCAAAGCAGAAGATACATTATCGCCAGTATGATCCTCGATCAATCGAGCTCTTTCAGGGGAAGTCTGCAGAGCTTCTACGAAGACAGACTCGGGGAATCAATCACCATAGCCGATCTCTTCGACGGAAAGGAGGTTATTGAGGAATGGGTGGGAAAAAACCGGCACGCGGTTGACCGTTCTCCGTTCTCCGAGTTCGAACACCAGGAGAGCTATTGATACCAAAACGAAAAGGTCCTTGATTGGCTCTTGGCTAGATAATCTCGTATCTGACCATGATGCGAGACACGGGAGGGATCTTCCTCAGCGTGCAGCGAATAGGGGGGTCTCCAATCTTAAGCGTAAAGCCTTTCCGGAGGACGGTGGACCTGTGACGGACAACGATTTCTTCTGAGTGCAACTTAGACAATGCCACTGCATATTCACATAGCTGAACCGAAGCCGGGCATCCGCCCGGCTACTTCAATTCTCTTTCATTAGGACAAACGTCTTCAGTTCAAAACGATCTCTTCTTGTTAGAGAAATTCGACAACAGATTCCGAAATGTATATCTGACATGGTTGCCATTCGTTCTGCTAGTCGTTGGTTAGTTCTAGTTCTGCTTAAGAATTCACATATGAACTGAGGCGATTCCCAATTTGATTGTTCCCTTAAACTAAGTGAGATTCCCAAGGTTGAAGAGAGCCCACGTTCTCTTCTAGAAACGATCACTGTTGTATTATCAGTTTAACGGTTTGACAAGACTACCGATCTACCAATCACATCATATTAGTGTATTTTGTTCCGAATGTTAAGTGATGTAAAATAACAGACATGCCGTAATGAAATTCAAAAGGATAGCAGTGAGAAGCAGGGAGAAAGCTTACGAGATCCTTAGCATTAGGGATTTTGGGAAACCCAGCGAAAAAATGTTAAGGTTCTGGTGTTTGATCATACGACATCTAGGATCAACAGAAAAGGATTCCTGCAACCACATGGCAAGAAACGGCCAGGACGTGGAAGAATTAACGACGGTGTTCTTTTTGCCAGGGATTGATGCACAGTCAGTTGCGTATGCCTTCGGGAGGTGTATGAATGCGAAGGGGTGTTATTTGACTTCTCCGCTCTGAGGTTTGATAAGACATTGGCAGCAAAGGCGTAAACCACTGCTAGCCAATAGTGTAGTATATGCATTTTCTTGTCGCCTAGAAAACTGCATGCATGTGAAAGCGGAAGAATAATGAGCATAAACGTGCTTATTTTAACTTAATCGATCGTGATCGTAATTCTATCGAATTATTATTACATAAGTTATAGGTTATAAATGAGGTGTGCGATGAGAATCATAAGATCAGAAAGCTTCAATTCTGAATTTCTAGACTTTCTGGACAAGCATAATAATAGGGTAGCTCCTGTTATGGACAAGCTTGGTTTCTTCGAAGAGGTACTTGAAAGGGACGGGCCTATAGGAGTCAGAAAGTCCGGTCTACTGGAAAAGTTGCATGGTACGAGCATTAACAGCATTACGTTGATTAGAAAAGGATTGAATGTTCGTTGTTTGTGTTTTTTCCCCAGCGATGGGATTGAAGAGGTCTGTGTTTTGCTTATGGTGTTCATTGAGAAAAGCTCAGCAGATTATGATAAGGCAGTCAGGCAAGCTGAAATTCTGGCGGATAAATGGTTGAGCGATAATAAAGGATTCAAAGTTCGAAAGGGGTGAAACAATGGCCAATAAGAGGAGTTCATCTTTTGGTGAGTTTCTTGACCAGATTGCAAAGACCTACAATGTTGAAGATTCTCTCGCTATAGGTAGGATTAAGGGTCAAGTTGCCAGTCAGTTAATGAGCTACAGAAAAGAAAGAGGTCTTTCGCAGAAACAGTTGGGTGAGCTGTTAGGTTTTAAGCAGCCATACGTATCAAATATTGAACGTGGAGAAGAGAATCTTAGCTTAGAAACTCTTGTCAAGATCTCTGCCTGTCTTAAAGGAAGACTAAATGTAGATCTTGGAATAACTGACAGAAAAACTAAGATAACAAAAGAGGTAATAAAATACGTTCCAATATATATTCCCGTAATTTCGGTGCAGAATAATGAAAGCTCTTTTTGCTGGAAACCGAGTGAGGCGGCATGATAAATGAATAGAGTGGAACAAGCTATACTTCAGATGAAAAGATATCTGATAAAGGAGTTTTGCTTCTCCTACACTCCAGTGCAAAATGAGATCGTGATATCTATTGAACTCGGTAGAGAGACAAAAATCATCGAAGAAGACGGTAAGAAGAACTGTCTTCTTGAGCTCACTCTAACAGCATTTGGTAGAGCCGATGAGACAGATTATCTTACGATAAAGGCAAGCATGGAGGGTGTCTTCGAATGCCAAGAAACCCTCGAAGAAAAGGCATTAGAAAAAATGGTTGCTGAGAGCGGTACTTCAATACTTCTGCCAGTACTACGCGCAGCTATTCTATCATTTACAGGGCAGGCAGGACTTACACCTCCAATTGTTATTCCGCTTATGAATCCACGTTTTTCTTCGGAAGCAGAAAAACAGTAAAGAGTCTATATACGCTTCCTCAGCTTTTAGTCGAACTTCTCATTTGATCTTATGATATAGCCAAGATGTTTTTGCATTGAAGAAAGAAGCTGCTTTTGCGAGGCTTCCCGGAGAAACAGCTCGAAACCAGCGTAGAAATCCTATGATAATTTGCCGTAATTGTGGGATTCGACTTCTTGAGACCGTCTTTCAACAGAACAAATGGACATTCAAAATCAAACCCCGGCGCCAGAGGCATCTCCGCAAAAGATTCTCTTTTCGGAGGAACTTCGTCTTCTAAAGAGAAATAATAAACAGGACACGCAAAAGTACACTCCAAGCCGAGTCTGGGGCCTTTGAGATACTCAACGAGTCAAGCGCGCGGTGATTTGAAAATAACGTCTTTCGTACAACTTCCTAGATCATGGACTCGTCCTTTGGAGAGTACTGCTAAAGAAGCAAACGCGGCCGTTTCACAGATCGAAACGTAGATCCTGTGCAGGTGCTCTCACAGGATGACAAAGTAAGGGATTAGCATGAGTTACTCGGGATGACGGCATAGGGTTAGTCGGAAAGCAGCTCATGTGGTCATTCTGACGAAGCTTCTGGTCAGAATCTAGATCCTTGGCACGGGCCGACGCTATAGATATGTTAAGTAGCGAATACACCGCAGCGAGAGAATACATTAAGCTTATTGTAGTTAATGCAACTTAATGAATGATCCGGA encodes:
- a CDS encoding IS256 family transposase gives rise to the protein MKFDREKIKSLIEKNGFENVGDVQEAMKELFGDVIKEMLEGELEDELGYSKHDYKNKETDNSRNGHSKKTVRSDYGEIELEIPRDRKGEFEPVVVKKHQRDISGIEDQIISMYARGMTVRDIQSHIEDIYGSRLSAESVSRITDKILPLVSEWRNRPLESAYAIVYMDAVFFRVVESNQVRKKALYIALGVSLNGHKDILGMWISETEGASYWLSILNELKNRGVEDVAIFSIDALSGMEEAIEAVYPFSEVQKCIVHQIRNTMRYVTWRDRRPLARDLKTIYQAPTREAGWNALLALEEKWGDKYHLSIKSWKDNWETLSTFFQYPEELRRLVYTTNPIESVNRQLRKVTKNKGVFPTDNSLLKMAYLAIMNITKKWTVRTLDWSRILTQLVIKYERLAKYIS
- a CDS encoding ATP-binding protein, translating into MFFTYSTHLAAGIAIEAVNMGDTVAFITAPSLKIGDFKTVCEKVQECSGVDLLVIDDLSNETENKMTTDKIFELINHRYEQGAGTIITSNLNLTDFDSTVGARIFSRLGERTAIMRLEGVGSYREKKRERYVAWTKQPLEDQGPAER
- a CDS encoding four helix bundle protein, translating into MSFGFKNLEVWKVSKSFAKDVYELTSSFTSDEKFGLVAQLRRAAISVMSNIAEGAGRKHKKEFDHFLYLARGSLNEALAQLEISFEFGYLNRDQLDLIEKKAESINRMLWKLSKSLEKSEDR
- a CDS encoding tetratricopeptide repeat protein, with protein sequence MEDRIAKTLALLLDGRWNEAFKLYHEIINDLSKEKSVPETVENTKDSQTSSKTEEAVSVVSEFERWPTLNDEELWDLGHIAYLFDDTETAESLIEEHYSRKPNDIEGMVFLGMIYKKRNKPYKSELMYRAALSEDKDNMKAVEELVYLYLETERPLDALAWVQKLLRLDPRTPKNYFLAGKALEKLDREEQSRRYIIASMILDQSSSFRGSLQSFYEDRLGESITIADLFDGKEVIEEWVGKNRHAVDRSPFSEFEHQESY
- a CDS encoding helix-turn-helix domain-containing protein, whose protein sequence is MANKRSSSFGEFLDQIAKTYNVEDSLAIGRIKGQVASQLMSYRKERGLSQKQLGELLGFKQPYVSNIERGEENLSLETLVKISACLKGRLNVDLGITDRKTKITKEVIKYVPIYIPVISVQNNESSFCWKPSEAA
- a CDS encoding protein-export chaperone SecB; translated protein: MNRVEQAILQMKRYLIKEFCFSYTPVQNEIVISIELGRETKIIEEDGKKNCLLELTLTAFGRADETDYLTIKASMEGVFECQETLEEKALEKMVAESGTSILLPVLRAAILSFTGQAGLTPPIVIPLMNPRFSSEAEKQ